A region of Myxococcaceae bacterium DNA encodes the following proteins:
- the zwf gene encoding glucose-6-phosphate dehydrogenase has product MKATDCQLVILGAGGDLTKRLLLPALCNLGAASLLPDHFSLFGVARTEQTPEAFRNTMKGNVESFVSDSDSKAFGEKLMENTHFISGDLTQESTFQSLKLALDPNRNHIFYLAVPPQFFLKIIKLLGQLGLVDESNGFRRRVIIEKPFGRDLESAQKLNADILRILQEHQIFRIDHYLGKETVQNLLAFRFANGIFEPIWNRRYIDHVQITVAESLGVELRGNYYETAGALRDMVPNHIFQLLSYVGMEPPISLDADAVRDEKSKLLRAIQPLKPEDVIRYVVRGQYREYRSSKDVKPDSNVETFVALRLMVDNWRWAGVPFYLRTGKRMPQRATEIAIQFKTPPAVMFKETQVENLSPNLLVVHIQPEEGISLRFGAKVPGPVVKLEDVNMKFQYRDYFGSRPGTGYEALLYDCMMGDSTLFQRADMVETGWRVVQPILDVWNALPPRDFPNYGSESWGPQEASELMEREGRKWRNII; this is encoded by the coding sequence ATGAAGGCTACAGATTGTCAACTCGTGATTCTTGGTGCGGGCGGAGATTTAACCAAGAGATTGCTGTTACCTGCTCTGTGTAACCTCGGAGCCGCTTCGCTATTGCCGGATCACTTTTCTTTATTTGGTGTTGCACGCACCGAGCAAACCCCAGAGGCTTTTCGAAATACCATGAAAGGCAACGTGGAGAGTTTTGTATCGGATTCGGATTCCAAAGCCTTTGGCGAAAAGTTAATGGAAAATACGCATTTTATCTCGGGTGATTTAACCCAAGAAAGCACATTCCAATCCTTAAAATTAGCCTTGGACCCAAATCGGAATCATATTTTTTACTTAGCCGTTCCTCCTCAATTTTTTCTTAAAATCATTAAGCTGCTTGGGCAGTTGGGCCTTGTGGATGAATCGAATGGATTTCGCCGTCGAGTGATTATCGAAAAACCCTTTGGGCGTGATCTGGAAAGCGCTCAGAAGCTGAATGCGGATATTTTACGAATTTTACAAGAACATCAAATCTTTCGAATTGATCACTATTTGGGCAAAGAGACGGTCCAAAACCTATTGGCGTTTCGGTTTGCAAACGGCATTTTCGAACCGATCTGGAACCGGCGCTACATTGATCACGTCCAAATTACGGTAGCGGAAAGTTTGGGTGTTGAGCTTCGAGGCAACTACTATGAAACGGCAGGGGCCCTTCGAGATATGGTTCCCAACCACATTTTTCAGTTGCTTAGCTATGTTGGCATGGAACCTCCGATTTCCTTAGACGCGGATGCGGTTCGAGATGAAAAATCCAAATTATTGCGCGCGATTCAGCCTCTAAAGCCCGAAGATGTAATCCGTTACGTCGTTCGCGGGCAGTATCGAGAGTACCGATCCTCTAAAGATGTGAAGCCGGATTCCAATGTGGAAACCTTTGTGGCGCTTCGTTTGATGGTGGACAATTGGCGCTGGGCAGGTGTTCCGTTCTACCTCCGAACGGGAAAAAGAATGCCTCAGCGCGCTACGGAGATTGCCATTCAATTCAAAACTCCTCCGGCGGTAATGTTCAAGGAAACGCAGGTTGAGAATTTGTCTCCTAATCTGCTCGTCGTCCATATCCAACCTGAAGAAGGGATCTCTCTGCGATTCGGTGCCAAAGTGCCCGGGCCGGTGGTGAAGTTAGAAGATGTAAACATGAAATTTCAGTATCGCGATTATTTCGGATCGCGGCCTGGAACGGGATATGAGGCCTTGTTATACGATTGCATGATGGGCGATAGCACTTTATTCCAAAGAGCCGATATGGTGGAAACCGGTTGGCGAGTGGTTCAACCGATTTTGGATGTTTGGAATGCGCTTCCTCCTCGAGATTTTCCAAATTATGGCTCTGAAAGTTGGGGTCCTCAAGAAGCAAGTGAATTAATGGAAAGAGAAGGTCGAAAATGGCGAAATATAATTTAA
- the gnd gene encoding decarboxylating 6-phosphogluconate dehydrogenase, producing MQIGMIGLGKMGAKMAQRLLDGGHTCVVHDIQPSHIDQLQQQGALAAYSLADLKNQLSAPRVVWVMLPAGQPTQGTMEALAHTLEAGDIVIDGGNSYYKDDRKQADRLQQAGIHFVDVGTSGGVWGKERGYCLMIGADRAVFEHCEPLFQTLAPGAGDLERTAGEGGPLRPAEQGYLHCGPVGAGHYVKMIHNGIEYGLMQAYAEGFDILKGSSEFSFNLKDIAEVWRRGSVIGSWLLDLTAMALEQDPELDSYTGQVGDSGEGRWAVQAAVESGVSAEVLSTALFKRFRSRQDHSFAEKTLSAMRFQFGGHVEK from the coding sequence ATGCAAATTGGAATGATCGGATTAGGCAAAATGGGGGCCAAGATGGCTCAGCGCCTCCTCGATGGAGGGCATACGTGCGTGGTGCACGATATTCAGCCGAGTCATATAGACCAGCTTCAGCAGCAAGGAGCTTTGGCCGCTTACTCTCTTGCCGATCTGAAAAACCAGTTAAGCGCTCCACGTGTGGTCTGGGTGATGCTTCCTGCGGGTCAACCCACTCAGGGTACGATGGAAGCCTTGGCCCATACGCTGGAAGCCGGAGATATCGTGATCGATGGCGGAAACTCTTATTACAAGGATGATCGGAAACAAGCCGATCGCCTCCAACAAGCGGGGATCCATTTCGTGGATGTCGGAACCAGCGGAGGGGTTTGGGGAAAAGAACGAGGATATTGCTTAATGATTGGGGCCGATCGAGCTGTATTTGAGCATTGTGAACCTCTGTTTCAGACCTTGGCTCCGGGAGCCGGAGATCTGGAACGTACGGCTGGCGAGGGGGGTCCCTTGCGCCCAGCCGAGCAAGGCTACTTGCATTGTGGGCCGGTAGGAGCTGGCCATTATGTCAAAATGATTCACAATGGAATCGAGTACGGCTTGATGCAGGCTTATGCTGAAGGATTTGATATTTTAAAAGGTTCTAGTGAGTTTTCGTTCAACCTGAAAGACATTGCGGAAGTATGGCGTCGAGGGAGTGTGATTGGATCCTGGCTTCTGGACCTGACCGCGATGGCTTTAGAGCAAGATCCCGAATTGGATTCTTATACGGGACAGGTTGGGGATTCAGGAGAAGGGCGTTGGGCCGTTCAAGCTGCCGTTGAGTCGGGTGTTTCTGCAGAAGTTCTTTCAACGGCTTTGTTTAAGAGATTCCGTTCGAGGCAAGACCACAGCTTCGCGGAAAAAACTTTGTCCGCCATGCGCTTTCAATTCGGGGGGCATGTTGAAAAATGA
- the tal gene encoding transaldolase, translated as MNALQELSQVGQSIWLDFIQRGLIASGELKRKVQEEGLRGVTSNPAIFEKAVASGSDYDDFLNALNQQQLLKPIELYEALAVRDVQDAADVLLEVYQETNALDGYVSLEVSPHRALDCAGTIAEGKRLWARVNRPNLMIKVPATPECIPAIEELIAQGIPVNVTLLFSQELYLQAAEAYMKGLERRVEQGFPVAHVASVASFFISRIDSVIDSLAPELAGKIAIANAKQTYQVYKALYASDRWKQLSQRGAHKQRLLWASTSPKNPTYRDVLYVEELIGPDTVNTLPPATYEAFLDHGNWDPKLETRLEEAKADLEALEKKGISLQSVTDSLLTEGIRLFTGPFDKMLSAIAAKYPARLLPVPDLFEQAKSSPWMGWLNVLEDQPCQLKPLPTGIQSIVLLGMGGSSLAPDTLSRLLQKQDAWPRFWVLDSTDSAQIADMEGQIDLKKTLFIVSSKSGSTLEPNIFLDYFWDKVKNPAQFIAITDSGSALEKVAREREFFAIYPGVRSIGGRYSALSNFGLVPAAYRGIDVNAILASAKRMRHACRSLEPLKNPGAQLGLTLGQLALQGRDKVTLLTSSALAPLGDWIEQLLAESTGKEGKGLIPIVGESLADPSVYGNDRAFVFFKLCGDPELEHGVEALERAGQPVIRIEISDLEDLGGEFYRWEVATAMVGPILGINPFDQPDVEAAKIAARALMEHPEQIPAYPSSTLQDYEHWLLQIRPGDYVAIQAFVNMNSKNQEFLQKLRHQIRDEKQVATTLGFGPRFLHSTGQLHKGGPNTCVALQVFEDSKPDLSVPNRGYTFNQVKRAQALGDARVLCERERRILCISLEELCKLE; from the coding sequence ATGAACGCGCTCCAAGAACTTAGTCAAGTGGGTCAGTCGATTTGGCTTGATTTTATTCAACGTGGTCTGATTGCTTCTGGTGAGCTGAAACGCAAGGTACAGGAAGAGGGTTTAAGAGGGGTTACTTCGAACCCGGCGATTTTTGAGAAGGCTGTTGCCTCCGGAAGCGATTACGATGATTTTCTGAACGCTTTGAACCAGCAGCAGCTTTTAAAGCCGATCGAGCTTTACGAAGCCTTAGCGGTTCGAGATGTTCAAGACGCTGCCGATGTTTTGCTCGAAGTGTACCAAGAAACGAATGCGCTGGATGGCTACGTGAGCCTAGAAGTTTCGCCTCATCGAGCGCTTGATTGCGCGGGAACGATTGCGGAAGGAAAACGCCTGTGGGCACGCGTGAATCGACCGAACCTGATGATCAAGGTCCCTGCGACGCCCGAGTGCATTCCGGCGATCGAAGAATTGATTGCTCAAGGGATCCCGGTTAATGTGACGCTGCTATTTTCCCAAGAGCTCTACCTTCAAGCCGCCGAGGCATACATGAAGGGACTCGAACGGCGGGTCGAGCAAGGCTTTCCCGTGGCTCATGTGGCGAGTGTCGCCAGCTTTTTTATTAGTCGCATTGATTCGGTGATAGACTCCTTGGCTCCAGAATTGGCGGGTAAAATCGCGATCGCCAATGCCAAGCAAACGTACCAAGTCTACAAAGCGCTTTACGCATCCGATCGCTGGAAACAGCTGAGTCAGCGCGGAGCGCATAAACAACGTTTATTATGGGCCAGTACCAGTCCAAAGAATCCGACCTATCGAGATGTTTTGTACGTGGAAGAGCTGATCGGGCCTGATACGGTCAATACGCTTCCACCCGCTACGTATGAGGCATTCTTAGATCATGGAAATTGGGACCCAAAATTAGAGACGCGTTTAGAAGAAGCGAAAGCGGATTTGGAAGCACTCGAAAAAAAGGGGATTTCGCTTCAGAGTGTGACCGACTCGCTTTTAACCGAAGGGATTCGTTTGTTTACGGGTCCGTTTGATAAGATGTTGAGTGCCATTGCGGCGAAATACCCCGCTCGCCTTTTGCCAGTTCCCGATCTGTTCGAGCAAGCCAAATCGAGTCCATGGATGGGTTGGTTGAACGTGCTCGAGGACCAGCCTTGCCAGTTAAAACCTTTGCCTACAGGAATTCAATCGATTGTTTTGCTCGGAATGGGAGGCTCGAGCCTGGCTCCCGATACTCTTTCACGTTTGCTTCAAAAACAGGATGCATGGCCAAGGTTTTGGGTGCTGGATTCTACGGACTCGGCGCAAATCGCCGATATGGAAGGCCAGATTGATCTGAAAAAGACACTGTTTATCGTTTCCAGCAAATCCGGAAGCACATTAGAGCCGAATATCTTCTTGGATTATTTTTGGGATAAAGTCAAAAATCCGGCTCAATTTATCGCCATCACCGACTCGGGTTCGGCGCTGGAGAAAGTAGCCCGAGAGCGAGAATTTTTTGCGATCTATCCAGGAGTGCGGTCGATCGGGGGACGCTATTCTGCGCTATCCAACTTTGGCCTGGTTCCAGCGGCTTATAGAGGAATTGATGTGAACGCGATTTTGGCGAGTGCCAAGCGCATGCGTCATGCCTGTCGCTCTCTCGAACCCCTCAAAAACCCAGGCGCTCAGCTGGGGCTCACGTTGGGACAATTGGCTCTTCAAGGACGTGATAAAGTCACCCTGCTGACTTCAAGCGCCTTGGCACCTTTGGGCGACTGGATCGAACAATTGCTGGCAGAATCCACTGGCAAAGAAGGCAAAGGTTTGATTCCGATCGTGGGCGAGTCTTTGGCGGATCCAAGTGTTTATGGAAACGATCGAGCCTTTGTATTTTTTAAACTATGCGGTGACCCAGAGCTGGAGCACGGCGTGGAAGCCCTGGAACGTGCGGGTCAACCCGTTATCCGAATCGAGATTTCCGACTTAGAAGATTTGGGAGGCGAATTCTATCGATGGGAAGTGGCGACTGCGATGGTGGGTCCAATCTTAGGGATCAATCCCTTTGATCAGCCCGATGTTGAAGCCGCTAAAATAGCTGCGCGCGCTTTGATGGAACACCCTGAGCAGATACCGGCTTATCCATCGAGTACCCTTCAAGATTATGAACATTGGCTCCTGCAGATTCGGCCTGGAGACTATGTGGCTATTCAAGCATTTGTGAACATGAATTCCAAAAATCAAGAATTTCTACAAAAGCTCCGGCATCAAATCCGCGATGAGAAGCAAGTTGCCACCACTCTTGGATTCGGTCCTCGATTTTTGCATTCTACCGGTCAACTTCACAAAGGAGGACCTAACACCTGTGTTGCGCTTCAGGTGTTTGAAGACTCGAAGCCCGATCTTTCGGTTCCCAACCGTGGCTATACATTTAATCAGGTTAAACGCGCACAGGCACTGGGCGACGCGCGTGTTTTATGCGAAAGGGAGCGCAGAATCTTATGTATTAGCCTGGAGGAATTATGCAAATTGGAATGA
- the infA gene encoding translation initiation factor IF-1 gives MSREDQIEVDGTIKEVLQGGMFRVTLENGHEVLAYTSGKMRKHFIRIVLGDKVRVALSPYDLTRGRVIFRSK, from the coding sequence ATGTCGCGTGAAGACCAGATTGAAGTCGATGGAACCATTAAGGAAGTCCTCCAAGGAGGTATGTTTCGCGTCACCCTTGAAAATGGACATGAGGTTCTTGCTTACACTTCTGGAAAAATGCGTAAACACTTTATCCGGATCGTGTTGGGGGACAAAGTTCGCGTTGCTCTATCTCCCTACGACCTCACGAGGGGACGAGTTATTTTCCGCTCGAAATAG
- a CDS encoding type 2 isopentenyl-diphosphate Delta-isomerase, producing MSIRDPHSKLAHLEACLSDEVLYRKSAGFECVELENQAGRSIALQEIDLSVPFLNQKLKAPLMIAPMTGGVQRGAELNRLWARAAQHFGIALGVGSQRVAIENPELESTFSIRSLAPDVCIFANIGAAQVAQGLPNESIQRAVDMLEANALFVHFNAMQEVCQKGDVDYRKLEPSMVRLCEYFQKRGVAVFAREVGFGLSEESARRLISMGVSGLDCAGAGGTSWSKVEALCSTSSEQRAMALRFGEWGIPTARSIQNVRAVSKTIPLIACGGIQNGQEALKAIHLGADIASMARPILLAAMAGERALFEFLEQVIDEMRIAEFASGVLNAKQSFCA from the coding sequence ATGAGTATTCGTGATCCGCATTCCAAACTGGCCCATCTAGAAGCTTGTCTGAGCGACGAAGTTTTGTATCGAAAGAGCGCTGGATTTGAGTGTGTTGAGCTTGAGAATCAGGCGGGAAGAAGCATTGCGCTCCAAGAAATCGATCTCTCCGTTCCATTTTTGAATCAGAAATTGAAAGCTCCTTTGATGATTGCACCGATGACTGGGGGAGTGCAGCGAGGAGCTGAGCTGAACCGGCTATGGGCTCGAGCTGCGCAGCACTTTGGCATTGCCTTGGGAGTCGGGAGTCAGCGTGTAGCGATCGAGAATCCGGAACTTGAATCAACGTTTTCAATCCGATCTTTGGCTCCTGATGTTTGTATTTTTGCCAATATCGGTGCCGCGCAGGTCGCTCAAGGTTTGCCGAACGAAAGCATTCAACGTGCCGTGGATATGTTGGAAGCCAATGCTTTATTTGTTCACTTTAATGCCATGCAAGAAGTGTGCCAAAAAGGAGACGTTGATTATCGCAAACTAGAGCCTTCCATGGTCCGCCTTTGCGAATATTTTCAGAAACGTGGTGTTGCCGTGTTCGCGCGTGAGGTGGGTTTTGGTTTATCCGAAGAATCGGCACGACGCTTGATTTCGATGGGGGTTTCTGGTCTGGATTGTGCGGGTGCTGGTGGAACTTCCTGGTCCAAAGTCGAAGCATTGTGCTCGACTTCGAGCGAACAAAGAGCCATGGCTTTGCGTTTTGGAGAGTGGGGTATTCCCACGGCTCGGTCGATTCAAAATGTTCGCGCGGTCTCCAAAACAATTCCCCTGATCGCCTGTGGTGGGATTCAGAATGGCCAAGAAGCGCTTAAAGCGATTCATTTAGGAGCTGATATTGCGTCGATGGCTCGCCCAATCTTGCTCGCAGCCATGGCCGGGGAGAGGGCTTTGTTCGAGTTCTTGGAACAAGTCATTGATGAAATGCGAATCGCTGAGTTTGCCTCTGGGGTCTTAAATGCGAAACAGAGCTTTTGTGCTTAG
- a CDS encoding Rpn family recombination-promoting nuclease/putative transposase — MEKPLISFDYAIKYLLKNQADYDIIESFLSALLATEGYPPVKIKALIDPESQKEAKDQKRSIADLVVEDAHGVKYVVEIERSYTTHFAHKACFNTSRRMIDSLEQGQDFTQIKKVFHISLLYFEVPQMNHALAFGKTIIHERDTQNPVSLHLSANGSKDLDIYNVFPEYFFVCIPKFNDEIRSEIDEWLYMAKHEQIRPDFQSRGMEKVSERLQILKMTDVERRDYWRYLKQSASEQDYYLCAEAKGRAEGKVETAIKLLKLGLDKSLIAAATDLVLEQIEQLEKELNS; from the coding sequence ATGGAAAAACCTTTGATCAGTTTCGATTATGCCATCAAATACCTGCTCAAAAATCAGGCAGATTATGACATTATTGAGAGCTTTCTATCGGCTCTTTTGGCTACTGAAGGTTATCCACCGGTCAAGATTAAGGCCTTAATCGATCCTGAAAGTCAAAAAGAAGCCAAAGACCAAAAGCGAAGCATCGCAGACTTGGTGGTAGAAGACGCTCATGGCGTTAAGTATGTGGTGGAGATTGAGCGTTCTTACACCACGCATTTTGCTCATAAAGCCTGCTTTAATACTTCTCGCAGAATGATCGATAGTCTGGAGCAAGGTCAAGATTTTACCCAGATTAAAAAAGTGTTTCACATCAGCCTGCTCTATTTTGAAGTCCCTCAAATGAACCACGCCTTGGCCTTTGGGAAGACGATTATTCATGAGAGAGACACGCAGAATCCCGTATCGTTGCATTTGTCCGCTAACGGTTCCAAAGACTTGGATATCTACAACGTGTTTCCAGAGTATTTTTTCGTCTGCATCCCGAAATTCAATGATGAGATTCGAAGTGAAATCGATGAGTGGCTTTATATGGCCAAACATGAACAAATTCGCCCTGATTTCCAATCGAGAGGGATGGAAAAAGTTTCTGAACGGCTTCAGATCCTCAAGATGACGGATGTCGAGCGCAGGGACTATTGGCGGTATCTGAAACAAAGTGCCTCCGAGCAAGATTACTACCTGTGTGCCGAAGCGAAAGGCCGAGCCGAAGGCAAAGTAGAAACAGCGATCAAGCTGTTAAAGCTTGGTCTGGATAAATCTCTGATTGCGGCAGCCACCGATCTCGTCCTTGAGCAAATTGAGCAGCTTGAGAAAGAACTAAATTCTTAA
- the ruvB gene encoding Holliday junction branch migration DNA helicase RuvB: MTSESILCTQMTSEDPQEPSLRPQQFADYIGQERLIENLRVFARAAKQRQEPLDHILLSGPPGLGKTTLAHILASELGASIHVTSGPALEKKGDLAGILTNLQHGDILFIDEIHRLSSVIEENLYPAMEDFRFDVVIGEGAHARSIPLNIQPFTLLGATTKAGLLTSPLRDRFGFAARLEFYSIEELTQIVLRSAHIFGVRIDALAAKTIADSSRGTPRIANRLLRRVRDFAEVLHSGQITMGIAEDTLRRLGVATGGLDQMDLRILGYLIEVAEGHPVGLETLAAALGESATTLEDVYEPYLLQEGYLMRTPRGRVALKKAYEKLKWTKLGS, from the coding sequence ATGACTTCCGAATCAATTCTATGTACCCAAATGACTTCCGAAGATCCTCAGGAGCCATCCCTGCGTCCGCAGCAGTTTGCTGATTATATTGGCCAGGAACGCTTGATCGAGAATCTACGGGTATTTGCTCGTGCAGCCAAACAGCGACAAGAGCCCCTGGATCATATCTTGTTATCAGGCCCTCCAGGGCTTGGGAAAACAACTCTAGCCCATATTTTAGCTTCTGAGCTGGGCGCTTCGATTCATGTAACCTCAGGCCCTGCTTTGGAGAAAAAAGGGGATTTGGCTGGTATTTTGACCAATTTACAGCACGGTGATATTTTGTTTATTGATGAAATTCATCGCCTTAGCAGTGTGATTGAAGAAAATCTCTATCCGGCCATGGAAGATTTTCGATTTGACGTTGTGATCGGTGAAGGGGCGCATGCTCGAAGCATTCCTCTGAACATTCAACCTTTTACGCTTCTGGGAGCTACCACCAAGGCTGGTTTGCTTACGTCTCCTTTACGGGATCGGTTTGGCTTTGCTGCCCGGCTTGAATTTTATTCGATCGAAGAACTCACGCAAATCGTCCTGCGGTCTGCTCATATTTTTGGCGTTCGAATCGATGCTTTGGCTGCCAAGACGATTGCGGATAGCAGTCGTGGAACGCCTCGGATTGCGAATCGGTTGTTGAGAAGAGTTCGAGACTTTGCCGAAGTACTGCATTCGGGTCAAATTACGATGGGCATTGCCGAAGATACACTTCGTCGCCTCGGGGTTGCAACGGGCGGGCTCGATCAAATGGATTTACGGATATTGGGCTATTTGATTGAGGTCGCGGAAGGTCATCCCGTTGGGCTCGAAACATTGGCAGCAGCACTAGGAGAATCGGCGACCACCTTGGAGGATGTCTACGAACCCTATTTGCTCCAAGAGGGCTACTTGATGCGAACGCCAAGAGGACGGGTTGCTTTAAAGAAGGCTTATGAAAAGCTCAAGTGGACTAAGTTGGGTTCCTGA
- the ruvA gene encoding Holliday junction branch migration protein RuvA, which translates to MIAFLSGQLQAKSLRSLIVLVGGVGYRVAMSLGDLSCLGPEGSSVVLHVHTHVREDAIELYGFLSEEGLLCFEKLISVSGIGPKMALSLLSNGDPARLTQVIASGDIASLTRLPGIGSKMAQRLVLELKDKMEPVASSLSMDLRSAILNLGYKPQQAEQAIQRVESLIHAQKPLPELVREALRGIQ; encoded by the coding sequence ATGATTGCATTTTTGAGTGGTCAACTCCAGGCGAAATCTTTGAGAAGCCTGATTGTTTTAGTGGGTGGAGTCGGGTATCGGGTAGCGATGTCCCTGGGAGATTTGTCTTGTTTGGGGCCTGAAGGCAGCAGCGTGGTTTTGCATGTTCATACCCATGTGCGAGAAGACGCGATTGAGCTTTACGGATTTCTGTCAGAAGAAGGGTTGTTGTGTTTTGAAAAGCTCATCAGTGTTTCTGGGATCGGACCGAAGATGGCTCTAAGCCTTCTGTCCAATGGAGATCCGGCCCGCCTCACTCAGGTGATTGCGTCTGGAGATATTGCCAGTCTCACGCGGCTCCCCGGGATTGGCTCTAAGATGGCCCAGAGGTTGGTTTTGGAACTCAAGGATAAAATGGAGCCTGTTGCCTCCTCTCTTTCGATGGATTTGCGATCGGCTATCTTAAATCTTGGCTATAAGCCGCAACAGGCCGAGCAAGCGATTCAGCGCGTTGAATCTTTGATTCATGCGCAAAAGCCATTGCCTGAACTGGTTCGAGAAGCCTTGCGAGGAATTCAATGA
- a CDS encoding VanZ family protein — translation MSENLQRSAKIAIYYIPFAALCGIIFWLSSMSNPPIPASLRFSNSDKLLHAIAFGAVGIAAAIGTAIRTASAGRKVFLEAWILTGFYGFIDEIHQRYVPQRSSDIADWFADILGAAIGILFFFAFLKVVQWMRRFW, via the coding sequence ATGTCCGAAAACCTACAGCGCTCCGCAAAAATCGCAATCTATTACATTCCTTTTGCGGCTTTATGCGGCATCATTTTCTGGCTATCGAGCATGAGCAACCCCCCAATTCCCGCTTCTCTTCGCTTTTCCAACTCGGATAAGCTTCTTCATGCGATTGCTTTTGGAGCCGTTGGCATCGCAGCCGCCATAGGAACAGCCATACGAACGGCGTCTGCAGGTAGAAAAGTCTTTCTCGAGGCTTGGATTTTAACAGGATTTTATGGCTTTATCGATGAAATCCACCAACGCTATGTTCCTCAACGAAGTTCAGACATTGCCGACTGGTTTGCCGATATCCTGGGAGCCGCAATCGGAATTCTCTTCTTTTTTGCCTTTCTGAAAGTCGTTCAGTGGATGCGACGGTTTTGGTGA
- a CDS encoding nucleotidyl transferase AbiEii/AbiGii toxin family protein, whose protein sequence is MVPVVYQKQQGCFLRVYFGKFVMNLPESVKQRLKNIATHRGYDINSIFQYYLMERFLYRISKSPDAQCLVLKGALMLRTLSRATRDKGLLLYPLPFFHVRWNGCSTRT, encoded by the coding sequence ATGGTTCCAGTGGTGTACCAAAAGCAACAAGGCTGCTTCTTACGAGTTTATTTTGGAAAGTTTGTCATGAATTTGCCAGAATCCGTTAAGCAACGCCTCAAAAATATTGCCACGCATCGTGGATACGATATCAATTCCATCTTTCAATACTATTTGATGGAACGTTTCCTGTACCGCATATCAAAATCTCCTGATGCACAATGTCTCGTTCTCAAGGGGGCTTTGATGTTGCGCACCCTCTCGCGAGCAACAAGAGATAAGGGGTTGCTCTTGTATCCCTTGCCATTTTTCCACGTTCGCTGGAATGGCTGTTCAACCCGGACATGA
- a CDS encoding DUF1566 domain-containing protein: MWNASTGVYQDTASESVRFNSANGVVVDSYTGLQWQAMGSAGTYFWDASAGAGSAQAYCMSQTTGNYDDWRLPTSEELMTLVDYTIASSPMIDTAVFSNTQFFYWTSTVYEAKPGFALSW; encoded by the coding sequence ATGTGGAATGCTTCCACCGGTGTTTATCAAGACACGGCCAGCGAGTCCGTTCGTTTTAACTCAGCCAATGGCGTGGTGGTTGATTCGTACACCGGACTTCAATGGCAGGCGATGGGAAGTGCGGGCACCTATTTCTGGGATGCTTCGGCAGGCGCAGGTTCTGCTCAAGCTTACTGCATGAGCCAAACAACGGGTAATTATGACGATTGGAGACTGCCAACGAGTGAAGAGCTGATGACCTTGGTAGACTATACCATTGCTTCTTCTCCCATGATTGATACCGCTGTTTTCTCGAATACACAGTTTTTTTACTGGACTTCAACGGTTTACGAAGCGAAGCCTGGTTTCGCGCTGAGTTGGTGA
- a CDS encoding DUF1566 domain-containing protein has protein sequence MIEKQGDGSWRLPSVKELRTLVDVTTSNPSIDIYAFPNTPASWFWSSTQIAGGVNAWFVYFHDGQIFSPSI, from the coding sequence GTGATTGAAAAGCAGGGCGATGGATCTTGGCGTCTTCCCAGCGTGAAAGAGCTACGCACGTTGGTCGATGTAACGACTAGCAATCCCAGTATCGACATCTACGCATTTCCAAACACTCCAGCCAGTTGGTTTTGGTCATCGACTCAGATAGCGGGTGGCGTTAATGCTTGGTTCGTTTATTTCCACGATGGGCAGATCTTCTCACCTTCGATATGA